From one Mya arenaria isolate MELC-2E11 chromosome 4, ASM2691426v1 genomic stretch:
- the LOC128230422 gene encoding importin subunit alpha-8-like, producing MEDHKEKYKHQTDSVEKIKEKRGQEVVSLRKEKREKIVSSKRFRFGLERESGDDHGFTVEMVKELCGKLSQSGPERLSALKGIRQACAEGTSYIDAVFSVENSLQSVVGLLTGNDADLQLEAAWCLTNISAGTSEHALAVAKMAAPYLITYLGSSNNALQDQCAWALGNIAGDSAECRNLLHAQGIVAPIVNLLKSPVPAVVQSAAFAISNIARESPAVTRELVGAGILGILPQYMNLGKGNRDTLTEIAWTLTYLSTTGEHVPAMIENGLLTSTVDLLVKLANEGDKSYPIVTPLLRCLGNVCSGPDEYTEQALENPRLLHTLGVYLDSTVKYVVKETLWVLSNIVGEPTVAESVANGPIVEKVVAKMDAGFDVRQEALYVLNNLACHGEEACSCLLRHKVLQGFTPTLKTHDADVLNLALGFIEMMLRMCPDSVDVFDTCGGQARLEGLEYHDNPTIAGKAHELLQAYFLTDNNQEDVG from the exons ATGGAAGAccacaaagaaaaatataaacatcagaCGGATTCGGTTGAGAAAATAAAGGAGAAAAGAGGACAAGAAGTTGTTT CTTTGAGAAAAGAGAAGCGAGAAAAAATCGTCAGTTCAAAGCGTTTTCGTTTTGGGTTAGAGAGAGAAAGTGGAGATGACCATGGGTTCACAGTGGAAATG GTGAAGGAGTTGTGTGGTAAGCTGTCCCAGTCTGGACCGGAAAGGTTGTCCGCCCTGAAAGGCATCAGGCAGGCGTGTGCTGAGGGAACAAGTTACATAGACGCTGTCTTCAG TGTTGAGAACAGCCTGCAGAGTGTTGTGGGACTGTTGACGGGGAATGATGCAGACCTGCAGCTTGAGGCCGCCTGGTGCCTCACCAACATCTCTGCAGGAACCTCTGAGCATGCCCTCGCCGTCGCCAAGATGGCCGCCCCTTATCTCATCACTTACCTCGGCTCCAGCAACAATGCCTTACAG GATCAGTGTGCATGGGCGTTGGGCAACATTGCAGGGGACAGTGCTGAGTGCAGGAACCTGCTTCATGCCCAGGGCATAGTGGCTCCCATTGTCAACTTACTAAAG TCCCCGGTGCCAGCTGTGGTGCAGTCAGCAGCATTTGCCATCTCAAACATTGCCAGGGAATCCCCTGCAGTCACAAG AGAGTTGGTAGGTGCAGGTATCCTGGGCATTCTCCCTCAGTACATGAACCTGGGCAAAGGGAACAGGGACACTCTAACAGAGATCGCCTGGACCCTTACCTACCTTTCTACAAC AGGGGAGCATGTGCCAGCTATGATAGAGAATGGTCTGCTCACGTCCACTGTTGACCTGCTTGTGAAACTGGCCAATGAAGGTGACAAG TCCTACCCGATAGTGACGCCCTTGCTTCGTTGCCTGGGTAATGTGTGTAGTGGCCCCGATGAGTACACGGAGCAAGCCTTGGAAAACCCTCGTCTCCTGCACACCCTTGGGGTCTACCTCGACTCAACAGTAAAATACGTAGTCAAGGAAACACTCTGGGTCCTCTCCAACATTGTTG GAGAGCCAACAGTTGCTGAGTCAGTAGCTAACGGACCAATTGTGGAAAAAGTGGTCGCAAAAATGGATGCTGGCTTTGATGTGAGACAGGAG GCGCTGTATGTGTTGAACAATCTGGCTTGTCACGGGGAGGAGGCATGTAGCTGTCTGCTCCGACACAAGGTGTTGCAGGGTTTCACACCCACACTTAAGACACATGATGCAGACGTGCTCAACCTCGCACTTGGCTTCATTGAGATGATGCTGCGCATGTGTCCTGAC AGTGTTGATGTGTTTGACACATGCGGCGGGCAGGCACGCCTGGAGGGGCTGGAGTACCATGACAACCCTACCATAGCTGGCAAGGCTCACGAATTGCTGCAAGCATACTTCCTAACTGACAATAATCAG
- the LOC128230421 gene encoding tRNA (uracil-5-)-methyltransferase homolog A-like — MSQSFEVFVTREDNSDEDTVNSDEKGNNVEAKAEEDGDQKEEKSTADVQEAVQEVCGQDEYMYTKREDFTSELFKLSITNLPRKFGFKEFKKKLSKLDVTPVKLKIWKDVCFVTFRNEEEKGIALEKINGLQWRGNQLIAMVAKPAADPLVQKRKQESMPDRGQGKKPRLTEEDSLSPSERLKNAVTPLWKLEYSEQLKKKEEEMRQFLKRYHRQLEKNCPDLKSWLRESRQKHGAIPCELHNIKPSPETEGYRNKCEFTIGPGEGGERQAVVGFRYGTYAQGTVSVGSPEEVAFLSQHMKDLLKVFQTYLDSSAYGAFHPETHIGHWRQLTVRSSRLGHLMVLLDFHPQQLTQEKLQEVRKSITEFFMEGGGKDSGVSACYFRALLDKTTSSDEPYDFLFGDNSITESLLDMKFQISPNAFFQVNTAGAEVLYQTVSDWCEARSNTTVLDVCCGTGTIGLTLAKTVNKVIGVEMCSEAIADAKKNATLNGVDNVVYHCAKAEDVMKDITKSVFGSEDVVAIVDPPRSGLHTNVVVAIRNCRTINRLVYVSCNVNGALNNLIDLVRPMSKRLTGGRFLPVKAVPVDLFPHTKHCELVILFHREAEDA, encoded by the exons ATGAGTCAGTCATTTGAGGTATTTGTGACGCGTGAGGACAACTCGGATGAAGACACGGTAAATTCAGATGAGAAAGGGAACAATGTTGAAGCCAAAGCAGAAGAAGATGGTGACCAGAAGGAGGAGAAGAGCACTGCTGATGTACAGGAAGCAGTGCAGGAGGTGTGTGGGCAAGACGAATACATGTACACCAAGAGGGAGGACTTCACCTCAGAATTGTTCAAACTGTCCATAACAAATCTTCCAAGAAAGTTCGGATTTAAG GAGTTTAAGAAGAAGCTGTCCAAACTTGATGTAACTCCGGTGAAACTGAAGATCTGGAAGGATGTCTGCTTTGTCACCTTCAG GAATGAGGAGGAGAAAGGGATAGCACTGGAGAAGATTAATGGCCTTCAGTGGAGGGGCAATCAGCTCATAGCTATG GTTGCAAAGCCTGCTGCAGACCCTCTGGTGCAGAAACGTAAGCAGGAGTCGATGCCAGACAGGGGTCAGGGAAAGAAGCCCCGGCTCACAGAGGAGGACAGCTTGTCTCCATCAGAACGTTTGAAAAATGCTGTGACCCCTCTGTGGAAGCTAGAATACTCCGAACAGCTGAAG AAAAAGGAAGAGGAGATGCGTCAGTTCCTGAAGCGTTACCATCGACAACTGGAGAAAAACTGCCCTGACCTCAAGTCCTGGTTGCGGGAATCAAGACAGAAACATGGAGCCATCCCCTGTGAACTGCATAACATCAAACCGTCT CCAGAGACGGAGGGGTACAGAAACAAGTGTGAGTTCACTATTGGTCCGGGAGAGGGTGGGGAGAGACAGGCAGTGGTTGGCTTTCGCTACGGCACATATGCCCAGGGCACTGTCAGTGTGGGTTCACCTGAGGAGGTAGCCTTCCTCTCACAACACATGAAGGATCTACTTAAG GTGTTCCAGACATACCTGGACAGTTCTGCTTATGGGGCCttccatcctgagacccacaTAGGTCACTGGAGACAGTTGACCGTCCGCTCTAGCCGTCTCGGTCATCTCATGGTCCTGCTGGACTTCCACCCACAACAACTCACACAG GAGAAGTTACAGGAAGTTAGGAAGAGTATTACAGAGTTCTTCATGGAAGGAGGAGGAAAGGATAGTGGGGTGTCAGCCTGCTACTTCAGGGCTCTCCTAGACAA GACTACTAGTTCTGATGAGCCATATGACTTCTTGTTTGGGGACAAT TCCATCACAGAATCTCTGCTGGATATGAAGTTTCAAATCTCCCCAAATGCTTTCTTTCAAG TTAACACTGCTGGTGCGGAGGTGCTGTACCAGACAGTGTCAGACTGGTGTGAGGCGCGGTCCAACACCACTGTCCTCGACGTCTGCTGTGGGACTGGAACCATTGGCCTCACCCTTGCTAAG ACAGTCAATAAAGTGATTGGAGTTGAAATGTGTTCAGAAGCCATTGCAGATGCAAAGAAGAATGCTACACTGAATG GAGTGGACAATGTTGTGTACCACTGTGCGAAGGCGGAGGACGTAATGAAGGATATTACAAAGTCTGTGTTTGGTAGTGAAGATGTTGTGGCCATTGTAGACCCTCCACGCAGCGGCCTCC ATACGAATGTTGTTGTGGCCATAAGGAACTGCAGGACCATCAACAGGCTGGTCTACGTCTCCTGTAACGTAAACGGAGCTCTTAACAACCTCATTGA